The Helicoverpa armigera isolate CAAS_96S chromosome 5, ASM3070526v1, whole genome shotgun sequence sequence TAGATATATAgatgataaaggtgaaaataaacataagtaggtaggcggggcggcatttttcagattttgccccgcctaataaaaattgaagatccggggctggccATACTACATggcaaattaatttaaagttaagcGTGATACTGATTTTTGAGCCCGGTGAGACCACGCGGATCCTCTTAAAAATACgcgtttgtttatttcttcttcaaaatattcaagTACCACAATTATTTTTCCTTCATTTCCAGGGAAGGTCTGACGGCTGCTACGCCAACGTAGGCTACTGGGCGAGCATGGGCGTCCACACCCTGAACTTAGCACGTGCCATCCCAGGCCAGGGCTGCTTCACCCATACTATCATCATCCACGAATGGATTCATGTCATCGGCTTCATGCACATGCATTCTACACATAACAGAGACACCTACGTTCGTCTGCTGTGGCAAAATATGATACCAGGTAAGTTAATGGTCGAGGAAAACTAGAAGTTTTGAAAATTACAGtcgtaactttttataattGAACAACTAACggtttttttcagtttaaaagCCCTGGTCTTTCAATGAAATTCACTTATGATAAATTGCGTATATCCCTAGTATGCTTCAACCATTCATGATGTTGTTAGACGACATTATCAGTTCACAGAAACATGTGGAAGgtaaagatttaattaaaaggaTTAAAATTATCTGTTTGATGAATATCTTTGACTaattgtgcaatattttttttgaggaaatagtaaatactacatacaagaacatgaacaaaaaacaataagtaaGCGCTTGTGGCTAGGTAACAGTCATACAGGTCCATGGATCAGAGCTGTTAGCTGGCATTGATACATCTTTGAAAGTATGGGTTTACAAGCCAGAAAAACAGATTACCAGTAGTagatgtcagataggcactccctACGTAACAAATGATGCTGAGATCTCTTCCACAGGTATGGAGTACGCTTTTGAGAGGTACGGAACCAATGTCGTGCACAACATGGGTCTGCCCTACGAGTATGCCAGCAACATGCACTACGATAGATTCGGGTTCAGTCGCAATGGACAACCTACCATGCTGCCTATCTTCGTAAGTTAAATCCTCTCTGTAACAGCAGGTTGCTCATTCATTGCCAATATTTATGACGCCtaaacattttgatttttaatttattggttcaagaaatacaatactattttaCATTTCGAAAACAGCTTCAATTTACACAAGTCCTTGAATATCAAACTTTTTGTTCGTGTGAAAGGACTGAATGGATACATCAGTCATCATAGAAGctagaaaaaaccggccaagtgcgagtcagactcgtgcacgaagggttccgtaaattacagttaaatcaacctatctcaaaaactataagagatactttgatcaaaccaaaaatcgttgaaagagttaattagcatgcatcacctctattttttttagaattttataccccgtagttataaaaatagaggggggggacatactttttacgactttgagagctgatatctcaaaaaccgttcactttaagaaaaatgttttttagaaaactttatatcattttaaaagacctttccattgataccccacacgggtatgtacatcgaaaaaaaaaatttcatccctcagttacatgtatggggggccccacccccaattcttttttttactatttagtgtcatatttttgtagcggttcatacaacacatattcccatcaaatttcatcactgtagtacttatagtttccgagtaaatcggctgtgacagacggacagacggacagacggacagacggacatgacgaaactataagggttccgtttttgccattttggctacggaaccctaaaaaacgaTCCATTTTACTGCCTACAGCAGCAGAGTTAAATCCGTGTCATTACCCTACGAACTTCTGTGCATTATACCTAATTCTTATTTTTCCATTAACTTCTAGAACGACAACAATCAAATGGGTCAGCTACAATTCGTGACCGGCTGGGACTGGCTGAGGGTCAACAGACATTACAACTGTCCCGGAGCCTGGAGCACTCCAATCAATGCTGACGAACTCTCCAAGGGAACCTACCTGCATGAGTACAAGGTTGAAGAGGACGCTGCACTCGAGGATCTGCCTCAAGGAGATGTAGTTGAAGATTTGCCACAAGAAGAAGTACTGGCTGCTGATGTGCCCCAAGATTTTGAAGCTGAAAAAGTATCTGTAGTTGAAAACTAAGTATTTCTAAATCTTTCTAAAAGTCAagtctttttaaatatattattttttatttaacgttaACATGTTGTAAACCTTTCTTgaaataaacagttttaaaaatatcttgttttatTCTTGACCTTTTAACTGAATGACATACAGTACTAAGAAGTAGTACATAAGGGCGTACAGAGAGGTAATATACAAGGATTGCATAAGGAGGTACATAGGCATagcatgtacctacctaagggTTTACTTACATACAAGGGTCCATTGAATTTTGAATATCGTCCTTACAGCCAAAGTATAAAGAATGTGAAAGCATTTGATTTTTTGGCCATATCGGATTGATGAGCGTGCTGGATCCAAACTGGCTGAAACCCATCTCGAAGCAAGGCATATAATATA is a genomic window containing:
- the LOC110379051 gene encoding high choriolytic enzyme 2, with the translated sequence MWYAIVVLSLVGCAVAGPPVTRSRKDIEGFRAYLERSRTDDGLRLESRMLVSPKASAWENSGKFQGDILLNDEQADLLMQEYAGVGGRNAYIWPNTRWPSNTIVYEFNNEFTTAQINAIYAAMREITARTCIRFRRRTASDRNYVLVTGRSDGCYANVGYWASMGVHTLNLARAIPGQGCFTHTIIIHEWIHVIGFMHMHSTHNRDTYVRLLWQNMIPGMEYAFERYGTNVVHNMGLPYEYASNMHYDRFGFSRNGQPTMLPIFNDNNQMGQLQFVTGWDWLRVNRHYNCPGAWSTPINADELSKGTYLHEYKVEEDAALEDLPQGDVVEDLPQEEVLAADVPQDFEAEKVSVVEN